AACATACGAATAAGCCAGGTCTCTCAGGATTTCCACTTTCTCTTCCAGCGGGGCCAGAACAACCCGTGGATAGCCTCCATAAATAATATACTCCTGGTAGAAGAATGAAATTTTTTCTCTTTCAGATAACGAGAGAGAGTTGAAATCTTTCTGCGACAGATCATCTTCCCCTTTGCACCTTAAATACTCTCTGAATGAAAAGGTAAAAACATAAAACATTCTTTTTCTCCCGGCCAGAGAATCTTTAAATTTCTCGTCAATATAGAATGCAGAAGAGCCGGAGACGCAAAGTTTTATTTTTCCGCGATATTCGTCATAAAAATATTTTAAGAAGTTCGAGGGGTTTTCCAGATATTGCACTTCATCAATAAAGATGAAAGTGTTTTGACGGAGGTCGAGTGAAAATATTTTAAAAAGATTCTTAGGCGAAACATTCAGGAGTTTAAGATAATCGGGATCTTCAAGATTGATAAAATGAGACGGTTGCCCCTTCTTTTGCAGAATTTTTTGCAGTTGTTTCAAGATTGTCGTTTTACCAGCTTGGCGGGAACCGATAAAAAGAAGGATATCCTCTGTCTCAAGATATTTTTGGGCTTTTTCGGTTACATCTCTAATAACAGTCATAAGCTACCAAAACAATCCAGTAAGTTTATTATATCTGATATTTTACATTTGTCAAATACAAAATATATAAAAATAGGAAAAAAATATTTGTAGACCGAATGAGGGGACAATATTAATCATATTTTGCCAGTAGGGGCAGGCCCCTGTGCCTGCCCTGGGCGACCACAGGGGGTCGCCCCTACGGTGAAGGGGGCGACGCGAGCCCCTTGGAAAATAATACCAGGAGAAAAGTGCCTATTTCAGAAAATTGACCAGGTTGAGGTTCATGACTTTTGACGCCATCGCCTGAACAGCCTGTAAGGCGGTCTGTTGCGCATTAAACTGGGTGATGACAGTCGCCATGTCGGCATCTTCAAGCTGAGACCGGATCGTTGTCGTCGTGTGAGAAAGGTTTTTGACATAATCCCGGGTGGAATCAAGACTGACCACTCGGGTGGCCTGAATACCCTGGGCATTCAAGATCTGCTGTTGGGCAGTATCCAGGGGGGCGAGCGCGGCCTGAATTCCGGCCGGATTGTTGCTGTTTATCGCGGTCTGAAGGGCCTGGATCGTGGCGAAGATATCAACCCCTCCTAAGGCAGTTCCAAAAACATCCTGTCCCGGAAGATTCCGTTGAACGGTTGCACCGGGACCGATCTCTGTCATGATTTGGCCTCCGTCTCCCTGATAAACTCCGGCGCTGTTATAAGGGAGAGCTCCGTTTTTAAATCCCCCAAAGAGATACTCTCCCTGGAAACTGGTATTGGCGACTTCAAGAAGAGATGTCATATTGCCGGCAAGAAGATTTGAGTCATATTGCTGAGACTGAGGGGTTAATCCTGAAGCCGCGTTAAGCGCGACACTTTTAATATCACTCAGGATTTTGGATGCCTGGTCCAGTGCGCTATTTGTGGCTTCCATAAAACTCTGGGCGGCATCCTGATTTCTCAGGTATTGATTGAGTTTTCCTTTCATGGCATTCAGACTGACCACTTTCGTAAATCCAAGGGGATCATCGGAAGGCCGGTTTATTTTCTTTCCCGACGCTATCTCTTGCTGAGGTTGCAGTAAAGCATCCGTATTCTTCTGCATATAATCAATCAATGAATTATAGATCATCTGTTCTGATACGCGCATCTTACCTCTTCATATCCAGTAGAGTCTGCATCATTTCATCCGCCGACGTAATCAGCCGGGCAGAAGCTTGAAAAGCCCTCTGGTACTGCATCAGATTTGTCATCTCTTCGTCGAGAGATACGCCGGAAAACGATTCCCGCCGGGCGCTCAATTGTTGCATCATCCCTTTTTGAGCCGATAGATTCCACTGCGCAGACTGGGCTTGCGTCCCGATCTGGCCCGCAAAATTGCCGTAAAAATCTTGAAAAGTCGCGCTCCCAAGGGCCGCCACAGACTTATTCTGCAGTTGGGCTAGCAAAAGAGCATTGCCGTTATCCCCCGGAACACCCGCCGCTGTAGAGGATGCCGCTATCAGGTTTGGTGCGGCAATCGCCACGGCCATCGTTCCGGCGGCGCTTGCTCCCGGTGCGGTCGGAGCAAAGAAATTTCCTCCGGCATTGCCGTTTAAATCAAAACCGGCCTGATGCTGTAGATTAACCTCGGTAATAACCGCCGACGCCAGCTGGTCAAGCTGGGTCATAAACCCGGGAACCACGTTATCCCGCATATCGAGCAGACCCTTTAACCGCCCGCCGGCGATTGAAGAAGTAATATCTACAGGGGTTCCGTTCGCCGGGACAAACTCAATATTTAAAAATCCGGAATTCCCGGGATTGACAGCGCCCTGAATGGCGTTTGTCCGGATCCCTTCGACCAGAGGCTTCCCTCCTGTAATCATAACGGTCATCTGGCCCTGGCTGTTTTCAAACGTTGAAATATCAATTTTATCGGCCAATTCATTGAGGAGCCTCCCGCGTTGGTCCCGAAGGTCATTCGCCTGCTGGCCGGTTATCTCGGTCTGGCTGATCCGTCCGTTCAACTCGGCAATTCTTGCCGCCAGCGAATTGACCGTATTGATCGTTCCGGCAACATCGCTGTTCAGATTGTTCCGGATATCCTGCATCTGTGACCAGGCGTTGGCAAACTGTTGAGAAAGTATCTGGGCCTTTGATAAAACCATCGTCCGTTCGGTAAGGCCCTGAGGTTTGTTAGCAAGATCCTGAAGGGAGCTAAAAAATCCGCCAAGGGCCTGTTGAAGGCCTGTTCCCTGAGAGTCGTTAAAGATGCTCTCCAACCGGCTGAGCGTGTTTTGATCAACCTGGTACCCTCCGAGACTGGAATTCTCTGACTGAATCTGGCCTTCCAAAAATTTGTCGACCATCTGCCTGATCTGCCCGATCTGGACACCGGTGCCGATCGGACCTGCTCCGGTTTGCTCCGAGGGAGTCGTTTCAAAAATAGCTTCCTGACGGGAATAGCCCGGCGTATTTACATTGGCGATATTGTTGGAAGTGACGGAAATGGCCTTTTGATTGGCCTGCATCGCTAATTTTCCGATATCAAAAATTCCGAATAGTCCTGACATTTCATTAACCTTTAATTAAAATTCTGCCGGGAAGAGAATGTTCTTCCATAGCGCCGGACGCCGTATAAGTCGCCGTATTCCCCGACAGATAGTGAATAAGCTGAACCAGGTCAGAAACTCTTTTTAATGTCTTTTCAACCAGCAAGCCGTTGATTTGATTCAACTCGGCAATGCTGGCTGACAGAGCCTCGAGCCCCGAAAGAGACCTCTCAAACCGGGTTTTAAATGATCCTTGAATCATGGGAATGAGCTGTCTGAGGGCGAGAGTCTCTTTTTTTCCTGCCGCCAGACTGATCTGTTGGACCATGAATTGACTCTTTTTTTCCAGAAGACTTACCCGATGCAAGACCGCGTCTTTCTCTTCGACACATCGCATCAATTCTTCCGGAGAGCCGTCGATGATCAGAGTTTTTTCCTGTTGCAGGGATTTAACAAACTGTTGTAACAGGCGGGTCATTTCATCCAGAAGAAACTGAAGGTTTATGAGGGAATCGTCGGGGATGAACCGGGACCTGCCTGCAGATGGAAGCATAACAGAATTATTTTTCATCATCTTGTCTCATTCTGTTTAAAAGAGTTTCCCGGATAATTGAATTGGCTATCCGTTCGGGATCGATCTTGTATTGACCCTTTTCCATTTGTGATTTGATTTCAGCAACTTTTCCAGCGTTGAATTCAGATTGAGAAAGAATAGCCTGGTGTGTTTTTTGTAATTCTTCCCCTTCCGAAGAAATTTTAACGGAATCTTTAGTCGAAATATCCCCATTTTCAGAAGACTCAGAAATGGACTTTTTTTGGACAGATGGTTTCTCAGTCCTGCTTATTTCCGGAAATTTTGGGCCGTTATAATCCGGGATTTTCATAAATACTCCTTTAAAAACAATAAGTTAATGTTTTCCTTCCATTTTGAAGGGCCTTCAATTAACTTATCGGCACATTGAAACCAAAACTTTAGACTTTTTTATCGGATGGGGGATAAATTTTATTCATGATGGTTTTTACCATCCCTATCCCGTCTCCCTGGGCCACTTTTTCAGCCAGAGCCTCATCAAATAAACCTTCATAAAAGCCGCCGCCGAATCCATTGCCATTATGAGGGATGGTTTTTCTCATCTCCTGAAGTAATTGATGCACAAAGTATGCCTCAAATCCCCTGGCCGCTTCAGCTATCTTCTTATGATCAGAAGGTGTTGATAGGTTGATAGGTTGATAGGTTGAAGGGTTTATAGGGTTCATTTATAAAATCTCCAGTTCGGCCTGAAGCGCCCCTGCGGCCTTCATCGCCTGAAGGATCGCGATGAGGTCCCGCGGCGTCACCCCTATCGCGTTCAGGGCTGATACCACTTCGCCTAAAGTTGTCCCTCCTTTTAAAACACCCATCCGCGCGTCTTCTTCTGTAACAGAGGTTTCCCTTTTAGGGACGACCACTGTTTTTGAGCTTTCAGGCCCAAAAGAAGAGGGCTGAGAAACCTGTAAATCGGTTTTGACCCGGATGGTTAAATTCCCATGGGATATTCCGACATCGGAGATCCTCACCTGTTCCCCCATGACAATCGTTCCGGTTCTTTCATTCACAACGACCCTGGCCGGAACATCTACCGGAACATCGAGCCCTTCGACCAATGAAATCAATTCCACCACTCTTGTTTTATAATTTTCGGGGACTTTAATCTGAACGATTTCCGAGTTAACGGGAGAAGCGGCGTCTTCAAGGTTAAGTCCTTTATTAATGGCCTGAGAAAGACGCATCGCCGTCGTAAAGTCCTGCTGTTTTAACGCCAGATTAATAGATTCTTTTCCTTCAAGATTTACTTTAACTTCGTTTTCAACGAGGCCTCCGCCGGGGACTCTTCCTCCGGTAGGATGGTTTTTCTGAACACTGTCTCCCTCTTTTCCGCCGAGGAACCCTCCTATTGAAACCGCCCCCTGGGCGATTGCATAGACCTGTTGATCAATTCCTTTTAAAGGGGTGACCAGAAGCGTTCCTCCCTGCAGGCTGGTCGCATCTCCCAGAGAAGAAACGGCGACGTCGATCCGGCTTCCTTGCCGGATAAAAGGCGGAAGCTTCGCCGTAACCATAACGGCGGCGATATTCTTGACTTTTATGGCCGAAGGATCAACAGCTATCCCCATTTTGTTTAACATATTGGCAAGACTCTGGATGGTGAAAGTGGTCCCCGACTTGTCCCCGGTCCCATTTAACCCGATGACCAGGCCGTAACCGACCAATGAGTTTTCCCTGATCCCCTCGATATTTGCGATATCTTTGATTCTGGCGGCTTCTGAAATAGAAGCCGAATAAAGAATAAAAAAAAGGCTCAAAAAGGAAAAGATCGCTGTCCGGCTTCGTTTACTTTTTAAATAGTGTTTCATCGGGTTTATTTTCTCCATTAAAAAGGCCAGACCCAGGCGAGCATTCTGATCAGCCAGCCGGGATGCTGTTTATCTGCAAGGACTCCTTTTCCTGTGTATTCAATTTTAGCTTCCGCTATAGCGGTCGATATAATCGTGTTTTGCGGACCGATATCTTCAGGCCTGATAATGCCGGCCACGGAAATCGTTGCTTTTTCATTATTAATCATCACTTCGCGGCGCCCTTTAATAAAAAGGTTGCCGTTGGGATAGACCCGGGTGACAACCGAGGGAACCGTTGCTGTCAACGATTGATCCCGTGATGTCGATCCGTTTCCGTCAAACTGGTCGGTATAAGAGCCTCCTGCCTGAAGATTATTCGTGGTGTTTGTCGGAAGACCCAATGAAGCCCCGGTCGTGGCTTTTATCGAGGAGGTTCTTCCGGTTTTTGTCGCGGCGTCTTTACTCCCTTTTGCGTTTTCCACCACCAGAACCTTAACCAGATCGCCGACCTGCCCGGCCCTGGGGTCCTGGTAAAAAAAAGCCTTCGAGGAATTTCCACGCCAGAGAGATCCCTCGGCAGAGGTTGTCTTTTCAATATCTGTTAAAGAAGGCATCACGGACTCTTCTATGGATCTGGAACGAGCCGTGCGATCTAAACTTGCGCAGGCTGAGATCATGCCAGTGATCATCAAAATAATGAGAAAAAGAGAGTTTTTCATGGCGCCACGTGCCCTATTTTAATCGTTTTTCCATCCAACGCTTCGCCGTAGACCACCCGGCGTGATTCCAGATTTACCGCGGAAATGATTTTTCCCTTAAAACCTTCTTCCATCGCCCTTCCCGGCGCCGTAATAACCACGCTTCCTGTCTCGACCAGCAAGGTCACACGATCGCCAGTGTGGAAAAGAGGCGCGGTCTCAAGAAGAGCCTCGGTCAGCGGAATTCCCGGCATGACCTGTTGTGTCACCCTCTTTCCGACGGTTTTCGCCAGATATCTTACAGGCTCTTCACGGCTGGAAGAATGGACCTGTTTAATCTCAACATCCTCCGGCTGAACAATCTGAAACTTTTTTAACGGATGAACGGGTACGATGGCAGAGTAAATCCGTTCAACATCCGCAACCACCCATTGAGGCCGGGATCCTTCCGGGGTTTTAAGAGAATTGATCAAGAATACCGTATGGCCCAACAACAGACCGGGATTCCCTTCATGAATAGAATATTCTTTTTCCGAAAGTCCGGGGCTGGAAGGTTCATTGATAGAGGTTGCCAGCCGGACTTCAATTTCAGACTCCGGAACGGAAAGCCGATCAGAAACGTAATGGCGGATTAAACTTTTTATTTTGGCTCCTCCGGAGGATTTATCTTCGGCCCCGGAATCGGAAACGGCTTGATTGATCCAGCCGAAACAAAGCCCTGCGGTTAAAAATATCAATAGCGCATTTTTCATCATCATTATCTCTTCAGGTTATTGACCATGCCAAGCATCTCATCGGAAGTCTGGATGGCTTTTGAATTGATTTCGTAAGCCCTCTGGGCAATGATCATTCTGACCATTTCTTCGGCAATGTTCACATTCGAGTTTTCGACTGTAAAAGAGTTCCGAACCCCGCTGAGCCGGGAGAGCCGGTCAGCGCTTCTCCGGAGCCGAGAGTGGGTGAAAAAAGATTTTTCCCAAGGCTGTTGAGTCCGGCCGGATTGGTAAAGCGGACCAGATCAACTGTTCCGATCTGAACGGGCGCGACGGCGCCGGCTTTGGTGACCGAAAGGGCTCCTTGCGGTGAAATCGATATCGATATTGCATCCGGAGGTATGGTAAGGCTTGGGAGAACAGGGTAACCGTCTGAAGTGACCAGCTTTCCATCTGCGTCTTGCTTCAAAGCCCCTGCCCTTGTGTAGGCCGTTGATCCGTCTGGCAGACTGACCTGAAAAAAACCATCCCCTTCGATGGCCAGATCTAAAGGATTTTGAGTATGCTGGAATTCCCCTTCGGCGAAAATCCGGTGGACCGCGACCGTCCGAACCCCGGAACCGATCTGAACACCTACCGGCAAAGTTCCTGTCCCGGTGGAGGTTCCGGCGGTCTTTAACGTTTGATACATCAAATCCTGGAATTCTCCGGTGCTTCGTTTGAAACCTGTCGTCGACATGTTGGCCAGGTTGTTTGCAATGATTTCTACGGAAACTTGCTGGGCGGCCATGCCGGTACTTGCTATCATTAATGCTTTCATAATTTCTCCCTCCTGATCCGTTGATAAGCGGCCATATGCTGCGTTCTCGTCGCTCGACAATCCTCATGTACTAATCGCGTACACTCCGGTTGCCTCGCTTCTGCGGCCTTGCCTCTGGCCACTTCTCAACGGCCAGATTGTTCTTTGCCTGTTTGCTTTTATACTTTTCCTATTTCATTCGAGGCCTTGGAGGCCATATCATCCACGGCATGAATAACCTTTTGCGCCGCTTCATAAAGTCTCATGACTCTGATCATCGAGACCATTTCTTCAACCGGATTGACATTCGATCCTTCTATGCTCCCCTGATGGATTTTAGCTTCAGCGGCAGGGAGCGCTCCCTCTCCCCCTGCTTCAAAAAAAGTTCCTCCGGTTTTGGCGAGATGATTGGGATTGGAAAACGAAACCACTTGTAGCGAATCTATTTCACTTCCATTGACTGAAACTTTTCCTGCTTGATCGACATGGACTGTCCCAGGGGGAAGGGTAATGGGACCTGACGTTCCCATTAAGAGTCCTCCTTCTGCAGTCGATATCTGGCCTTCTGAATTCAAAGTAAAATTTCCCTTTCGGGTATATCGAATCCCTTCAGGGGTTTGGACTGAGAAGAATCCATCCCCTTCTATGGCTAAATCGAGAGGCTCCCCTGTACTCTGAATCGCACCGGGGGAAAAATCTGTTCTTGTCTGGTTCAAGAATCCGTAAACCGGAAGAACGCCTTTATCTTTTCCCGGAGTGGAATCCCCCAGAGGATCCAACCCCATAAAAAGTCCCCGGTCTTTTTTAAACCCGGCGGTATTGACATTGGCGATATTATTCGAAATTATTTCCAGGTTTTTTTCCTGGGCGATGGCGCCGGACATCATGGGATAGATAGCATTCATCATTCTCTCCCCTGGCCCCTTCTAAACGGCCAGGATTTTTAAGTAGTTTCTCTTGATTGATCAACCTGTAAGAGTTGTAATGCAAGAGCTATACCAGTATTCTGAAAAGAACGGAATAAGGAAATATTCTAAAAAAGAGGCAAAAAAGAGAGAATTCTGATAGAAAAATTTAGACGGATCAGGAAAGGAGGAAGTTTTTGCCGATTAAAGTAGGCAGAGCCTGCCGTAATTCAAGAAGATGTTTTTACAGCTGTTTTTTGGGAATCCGGGATCGCCTCTTTTTTGTTATCTTTTGGTTCCAGTATGATAATTTCGACCCTACGATTTTTAGCCCTCCCTTCGGGGGTATCGTTAGAGGCGATTGACCGGAATTCTCCATAACCGGCAACGGAAAGCCGGTCCGGACTGATCGACAGGGTGGTTAGCCGGCGTACAATGGCGGCGGCCCGGGAGGTAGAAAGCTCCCAATTGGATGGATAAAGGGGGGTTTTTATCGGTAAATTATCCGTATGACCTTCCACCTGAACGGCATTGGGGAGATCCTTGATCAGGTTGCCGATCCTGGCAAGAGAGTCGCTAAATCCAGGGAGGATATCCGCTTTACCCGATTCAAAAACCATCGTATCCGGAAGACGGATGACGACCCCCCTCGCCCCTTTATCCACCTTGATCTTGCCCGTATTATCAATTTCTTTGATGGCCAGCGTGATTTTGTGGAATAAGAGAATCCCGATATCAAAAACCTCATCCTGGGTTCGGGTCCCTTCCTGGTCTTCTGTGATTCTGATATTGGTGGCTGAAAAGGGAATAATCGGGTTAAAGGAGGAGCGAATTGCCTCGGAAACAGCTTTAAACTTCCCTTCATTGATGGCCGAGACAGAATACATGACCACAAAAAAAGCGAATAACAGCGTAATAAAATCGGCGTAGGAAATGAGCCACCGCTCGTTATTCTCATGTTCTTCTTCTTTTTTCTTTTTCATGAGGGAGTCTCGAAATCAGGTATTAAGCAATGGGAGTTTATTTCTTTTTTAATTTTTTCTTCTGTGACTCTTTGAGAAAACCTTCGAGCCTTTCCTGAATCATACGGGGGTTCTCCCCTCCGGCAATCGAAATAAGGCCTTCGATCACCAGTTCATTGGTGATTCCTTCCATTCTTCCCTTCAATTTCAGTTTGGAGCCCAATGGCAAAAAAATCAAATTGGCCGCAAGGACGCCGTAAATCGTCGCGACAAAGGCAACGGCGATTCCAGCCCCCAGTTTTCCAGGATCGGCAAGATTTTCCATCACATGAATAAGGCCCATGACCGCTCCAATGATTCCGAATGTAGGACAATATCCCCCTGCCGCGTCAAACACCCTGGCAGACATGACATGGTATTCTTCACGAAACGCGCTTTCAACTTCAAGTATTTCTCTCAACTGGCCCGGTTGAATCCCGTCGGTTAAAAGCTGGAGCCCTTTTTTAAGAAAAGGATCTTTGACCTCTTTGACTTTACTCTCAAGCGCGAGTATCCCCTGTTTCCGGACCACATTCCCATACTCAACGATTTTTCCAATATAATCGAGGGAATGATCCCTGGGAGAGCTGAAAGCCTCCAGGCCCATCTTCATGGCGCGAATAAAAACAGGGAGGGTAAACTGGACCATGACGGCCCCCAGAGTCCCTCCCATAACAATGATAGCAGCCGTGAATTGCATAAGGGACTGGACACTCCCCCCCTCCAGAAATTGACCGCCTATAAGAGCGGACAATCCCAATACAATTCCGGCAACTGTTAATATGTCCATTATGGCTTAAACCTCAATTTCGATACTCCCTCAGGTTTCTTTAAAATCCAAATTCCTTAAGAATATCATTGACCTGATTTTGTCCCATTTTTTTAGAGCCGGTTGAGGATTCAAGTTCATTTAATAAAGCCCTCTGTTTTGAGACCGCCAGATCTTCCCCTCTTTTTTCCATTCCATAGGTCACCACCAGCTTGAGAATACGGGCCTGGAGTTCCTGTAAGACAACGTCCATTCTCTTTAGCCTTTGCCCCGCGAGGTCCTGAAAAGAAAGTCCGGTCAGGATATCCATCAGGACTTTTTTATTTTCTTTGATCAAACCATTCATTTCGGACAACCGGTCTCCGAAGCTTGACCGATCAGGAAAATGGATATCGGTTTCCAGAGACTTTAATTTTGCCGATAACAGGTCATGGTTATTTAAAACCGTTTCTGTAAATTCAAGGATTTTATGCGTCTCCTCTTCCGTAAAACGGTTCAGGTCAGACAGCTGGCCGGTAACAAAGGGGAGATCTTCCGATGCGGTCTTGACTTGAGATTCGATGGCCTGCTGTTTCATCAACATGTCATTCATATCTTTCGCGAGCCTGCCAATGGCATCATATAAACCCACGGAGCCTCCCGGCTCATCAAGTTGAGTTTTCTGCTGAGTTTGATTATTCATCATGGCCTTCTCTCCGTCTATTGTCTCCGGCAAATTTTTGTTTTCCAATTCCATAGGGTGTTTTTCTCCGGCTAGAATTTGATCTGTTATTTAGGTTCAAAGATTTTATCGATCTTTTCTTTAAGGCTTTCAGCGGTAAAGGGTTTAACGATGTAATTACTGACCCCTGACTGAATGGCTTCCATAATATTTTCCTTTTTGGCCTCCGCGGTCACCATTAAAACCGGTAGTGCTTTTAATGCGGGGTCCTGCCGTATCGCCTTGAGAAGGTCCAGGCCGGTCATATTCGGCATGTTCCAGTCGGAAATCACAAAATCAAACTTCTCGGCTCTAAGTTTTGCCAATGCGCTGTTGCCGTCTTCTGCCTCTTCTATGTTTACAAAACCGAACTGTTTGAGAGCGTTTTTAATAATCCGCCTCATGGTGGACATATCATCCACCACAAGCAATTTCATATTTAAATCTGGCATAGCACCCCTCTTTTTATTAGATTAATTTTATTGTTAAATTTACCCCTTTTGATCCATTCACCTCATTCAATCATTGATAAGAGCTGTTTTCAGCTTTAAAATCGCCTGGGTGTGGAGCTGGCAAATCCTGGATTCCGAGATCTCCAGAATCTGACCGATTTGTTTCATGGTCAGTTCTTCAACATAATAGAAGGAGATAACCTGCTGTTCCTTTTCTGTCAGGGTATGGACCGCCTGAATCAATTTTTCCTTCCTCTCCTGATTCAGAAGGCCAAGAAGAGGGTTGCAGGAATCTCCTTCCAGAATCTTGCCGATGGAAAGGTCTTCCCGGTATTTATTCAGTCCCAGGTCTTCCAGACTGATCATTGTAAGCGATCGAGTATCGACCATGAATTTTTCCATTTCCTCCAGGGTCATTTTAAGTTCACCGGCCAATTCTTCAGCAGAAGGAGGCCGCCCCAGGGAGCGTGTCAGGTCTGTCTGCGCTTTTTGAAGCGTTGACATCTTATCGTACACCGAACGCGGGACCCAATTTTGCTTTCTGATTTCGTCCAGCATGGCCCCCCTGATCCTGAATTCCGCATAGGTCTTAAATTGGACATTCTTCGTGGAATCATATTTTCCGGCGGCATCCATCAGGCCCATGATTCCGGCACTCACTAAATCATCCATATCCATTGAAGGAGGAAGCCGGAAAGAAAAACGGAATGCGATAAACCGGATCAACGGGACAAACTCCTCAATTAATTTTTCACGATCCTGCAGGACAGGCATTTCTGGCCCCTTTTCCATTTAAAAAGCTCCTGCTACCATACCTTTCCAGAACAACTGGATGTTTCCCTTCGGGATATCGTCAGCGGGCCAATCGAGTATATTTTTGGCCAGGAGATTAAATTCCCGGGATGACCTGGCCGAGGGATATTTCTCGACGACCGCCCTTTGTTCTGCAACCGCCATGGGAAGATAGTCATCCCTGGAGATAAAACCGATATATTCAAGGGAAACATTTAAATATTTGTCCGAAACTATTCTAAGCCTCTGGAAAACTTCCTTTCCCTCTTTTTCATTTCTGGCCATATTCACAAGAATCTTAAACTTTTTTTCCCCATGGCGCTGTGAGAGGACCTTCATAACCGCATAGGCATCGGTCATAGAAGTCGGCTCGGGAGAGGAGATCACAATGATTTCCTGCGCAATCGTGTTGAAATAAATGACATTGGAAGAAATACCGGCCCCCGTATCGATGAGTAAAACATCAACCTTTCGCTCCAAACGGTCAAACTCCGCCAAAAGATTTAATTTTTGTTCATCTGACAGAAATGTCAAATCCTCCGCACCCGATGAAGTGGGGAGAATACGGATACCCGATGGCCCATCGATGATCACTTCTGCAAGACTCTTATTCCCCAGAATCACATCTTCAAGCGTGAAATCCGGTATTTTTCCAAACAGGACATCGAGATTTCCCAGCCCCAGATCGGCATCCAGAACAACAACCGATTGCCCTAATTTGGAGAGGGAGACAGCCAGATTGGCGACCACATTTGTCTTTCCCACTCCCCCTTTCCCGCTGGTAACTGCAATGACTTTTGGAAAATTCACTCTTTTATTTATTTCCACGGCTCCTCCGTTTAATTTAAAATAAGTTCGGTCATTTTTTTGGGTGTCGCGATTTCAATATCATCCGGGACCCGCTGTCCTGTCGTCAGATA
The Nitrospirota bacterium DNA segment above includes these coding regions:
- a CDS encoding rod-binding protein; this translates as MNPINPSTYQPINLSTPSDHKKIAEAARGFEAYFVHQLLQEMRKTIPHNGNGFGGGFYEGLFDEALAEKVAQGDGIGMVKTIMNKIYPPSDKKV
- the flgL gene encoding flagellar hook-associated protein FlgL, with amino-acid sequence MRVSEQMIYNSLIDYMQKNTDALLQPQQEIASGKKINRPSDDPLGFTKVVSLNAMKGKLNQYLRNQDAAQSFMEATNSALDQASKILSDIKSVALNAASGLTPQSQQYDSNLLAGNMTSLLEVANTSFQGEYLFGGFKNGALPYNSAGVYQGDGGQIMTEIGPGATVQRNLPGQDVFGTALGGVDIFATIQALQTAINSNNPAGIQAALAPLDTAQQQILNAQGIQATRVVSLDSTRDYVKNLSHTTTTIRSQLEDADMATVITQFNAQQTALQAVQAMASKVMNLNLVNFLK
- a CDS encoding AAA family ATPase — encoded protein: MTVIRDVTEKAQKYLETEDILLFIGSRQAGKTTILKQLQKILQKKGQPSHFINLEDPDYLKLLNVSPKNLFKIFSLDLRQNTFIFIDEVQYLENPSNFLKYFYDEYRGKIKLCVSGSSAFYIDEKFKDSLAGRKRMFYVFTFSFREYLRCKGEDDLSQKDFNSLSLSEREKISFFYQEYIIYGGYPRVVLAPLEEKVEILRDLAYSYV
- a CDS encoding flagellar basal body L-ring protein FlgH, yielding MKNSLFLIILMITGMISACASLDRTARSRSIEESVMPSLTDIEKTTSAEGSLWRGNSSKAFFYQDPRAGQVGDLVKVLVVENAKGSKDAATKTGRTSSIKATTGASLGLPTNTTNNLQAGGSYTDQFDGNGSTSRDQSLTATVPSVVTRVYPNGNLFIKGRREVMINNEKATISVAGIIRPEDIGPQNTIISTAIAEAKIEYTGKGVLADKQHPGWLIRMLAWVWPF
- the flgK gene encoding flagellar hook-associated protein FlgK — protein: MSGLFGIFDIGKLAMQANQKAISVTSNNIANVNTPGYSRQEAIFETTPSEQTGAGPIGTGVQIGQIRQMVDKFLEGQIQSENSSLGGYQVDQNTLSRLESIFNDSQGTGLQQALGGFFSSLQDLANKPQGLTERTMVLSKAQILSQQFANAWSQMQDIRNNLNSDVAGTINTVNSLAARIAELNGRISQTEITGQQANDLRDQRGRLLNELADKIDISTFENSQGQMTVMITGGKPLVEGIRTNAIQGAVNPGNSGFLNIEFVPANGTPVDITSSIAGGRLKGLLDMRDNVVPGFMTQLDQLASAVITEVNLQHQAGFDLNGNAGGNFFAPTAPGASAAGTMAVAIAAPNLIAASSTAAGVPGDNGNALLLAQLQNKSVAALGSATFQDFYGNFAGQIGTQAQSAQWNLSAQKGMMQQLSARRESFSGVSLDEEMTNLMQYQRAFQASARLITSADEMMQTLLDMKR
- the flgA gene encoding flagellar basal body P-ring formation protein FlgA, with the protein product MMMKNALLIFLTAGLCFGWINQAVSDSGAEDKSSGGAKIKSLIRHYVSDRLSVPESEIEVRLATSINEPSSPGLSEKEYSIHEGNPGLLLGHTVFLINSLKTPEGSRPQWVVADVERIYSAIVPVHPLKKFQIVQPEDVEIKQVHSSSREEPVRYLAKTVGKRVTQQVMPGIPLTEALLETAPLFHTGDRVTLLVETGSVVITAPGRAMEEGFKGKIISAVNLESRRVVYGEALDGKTIKIGHVAP
- a CDS encoding flagellar basal body P-ring protein FlgI, producing MKHYLKSKRSRTAIFSFLSLFFILYSASISEAARIKDIANIEGIRENSLVGYGLVIGLNGTGDKSGTTFTIQSLANMLNKMGIAVDPSAIKVKNIAAVMVTAKLPPFIRQGSRIDVAVSSLGDATSLQGGTLLVTPLKGIDQQVYAIAQGAVSIGGFLGGKEGDSVQKNHPTGGRVPGGGLVENEVKVNLEGKESINLALKQQDFTTAMRLSQAINKGLNLEDAASPVNSEIVQIKVPENYKTRVVELISLVEGLDVPVDVPARVVVNERTGTIVMGEQVRISDVGISHGNLTIRVKTDLQVSQPSSFGPESSKTVVVPKRETSVTEEDARMGVLKGGTTLGEVVSALNAIGVTPRDLIAILQAMKAAGALQAELEIL
- a CDS encoding flagellar protein FlgN, with the translated sequence MMKNNSVMLPSAGRSRFIPDDSLINLQFLLDEMTRLLQQFVKSLQQEKTLIIDGSPEELMRCVEEKDAVLHRVSLLEKKSQFMVQQISLAAGKKETLALRQLIPMIQGSFKTRFERSLSGLEALSASIAELNQINGLLVEKTLKRVSDLVQLIHYLSGNTATYTASGAMEEHSLPGRILIKG
- the flgM gene encoding flagellar biosynthesis anti-sigma factor FlgM — its product is MKIPDYNGPKFPEISRTEKPSVQKKSISESSENGDISTKDSVKISSEGEELQKTHQAILSQSEFNAGKVAEIKSQMEKGQYKIDPERIANSIIRETLLNRMRQDDEK